The Thalassotalea sp. LPB0316 nucleotide sequence GAGCAACATTCGCAACGTGTTTTTAGGATCATGGCAAGTGACTATGCCGCGTCAACGCTATTACCTGCGCTATTGAGAAAAATCAATCAAAAAGCCCCCAATATTACCATCGACATTATGACACCAAGCGACGTGACGTTTCACGATGTTGAAGCCGGTAAAATCGATATGGCAATCAACCGTTTTGACGAGTTACCTCAGTCATTCCACCAAAAGACGATCTGGCGCGACACCTTTTCTTGCTTGCTAAGTGCTGACAATCCTGTCGTATCAAAATTCAACCTCAATACTTACTTATCAGCCAAGCACGTTTGGGTCTCTAAAACAGGCTTTGGCGTTGGTGTCGGCATGGATCCAAAAGATGTCCAAAAGCTCGGTTGGGTTGATGAAGCACTTGCGCGGTTAGGTAAAAAGCGGGATATCAAGGTGTTTAGCCGAAATTACCACGTTGCTATGCAATTGGCCTATGAAGATGAGCTGGTAGCCACATTACCAACTAAAGCGGCAATGCTTCACAAAGATGACGCTAATTATACCGTGTTAAAGCCACCGTTTGAGATCCCTGATATTGAATTAAAAATGATTTGGAGCCCGTTATTGCATCACGATGCAAGCCATATTTGGTTTCGGCACTTAGTCATGGAAGCGGCAAATGAGCAAAGCTAGCATGATGGATCATGGCTACAGTGTGGTGATCATTGCGATCTGTTTAGCACTGGGCTATGGCATGAATGCGCTTATCGATTTTCTGCCTGCCGCGCTTTACGGTATGTTACTGCTGACCTTTGGCTTGCAGGCGGAAATTTTTCAAGCTGACAGACTACAAGCCAGTGTTGATTGGATCATTAAGCACATGGGTGTGTGTTTTGTGCCCGCAGGTGTTGGCATTATGGAGCACAAAGCACTGATTGCTGAATTTGGCTTAATACTTACCTTATTGGTGATCGTAACAACGATTTTACTGATGTTGGTCACTGGTGCACTCTATCAAAAAATTCTCAATAAAAACCAAGGCGCTCAAATAGAACTAAACAAGGACGAGTCTAGTGCTTGATCACCCTATTAGCTTTATTTTTTACCTTCTGCTAACGATAGTGGTTTATCAGCTATTTGTTTTACTGCAAAACAAACTCAAACTGATTTGGCTCAATCCGATGATGATGAGTTTATTCGTATTAATTCCATTATTGGATCATCAAGGCATTAGCTATCAAACCTATTATCAAGATACTAAAATTTTCACCCAGTTGCTCGAGCCTGCAATTGTCGCGTTAGGTTTTGTTTTATACAAGCAATTACACACGATTAAAGCGCACTTAAAGGCAATAACACTAGTACTTACAACCAGCATTAGCCTGTTTATCATGGTTAATATGACTTTCACGCTTTTGATATTACAGCGTTATGACATTGCCGTTTCTATGTCGCTAAAGTCGGTGACAACACCAATAGGACTGGCACTGACGGAGCAACTTCACGGGATTGCTGCGATCACTGCAGTATCGATTATTATTGCCGGGATTGTTGGTGCTATTTGGGGAATAAGTTTATTAAATCGCTTTAATATCACTCACCCACAAGCGCAAGGCCTAGCAATAGGCTGTGCGAGCCACGCACTGGGCACGGCAACGATTAGCCCGTTAGGCTATCAATATGGCGCTTATAGCTCGCTCGCTTTAGTCGTTTCAGCGGTGATCACAGCGTTATTAAGTCCGTTACTCATCCCTATGTTTCAGCTGTAATGTTTGAATGTTTGAACGTTGGAATGTTTGAATGTTGGCGCTAACTAGTAGCTTAAAACCTTCAAACCTTTAGAGTGACCCCGTTTTAGTGGACACCTTTTTAAATTTAATATTTAGAGGTGTCTATGCGATACAAATCTCGAAAACAATACAGTGAATGCTATAAGATGGATGTTGTAAGACAATCTGTTGAAAGCATTGAAACTCTCCCAGAGTTTGCCAAGCGAGTTGGCATAAATGTTCACATGATACAGCGGTGGCGTAAAAAATACCTTTCATCAGATCCAATAGTTCCAGTGGAGTTAAAAAAATTGAAAGGTCCTGATAAAAGCTACAAACAACTTGAAAAAGAAAATGAACGTTTAAAGAAACAACTTGAACGTGCGAATGAAGATATTGAAATCCTAAAAAAGGCGGAAGAGTTCTTCAAGGAAAAACGGCAGAAAAATTCGAGTTCATAGAGCAAATTCGAACGCCTGGAGATACTCTTCACTTGTGTAAACTGCTAGATGTATCAAGCTCTGGTTTTTATGCGTACTTTAAGCGTGGCACATCGAAAAGAGATGCAAGCAACGCTGAGTTATTACGTGCAATAGACAAGATAATTCAAATATCTGAAGGGGCATTTGGCTACCGGCAGATTCATGAGCAATTACTTGCTGAAGGCTATCAAGCAAGCCCTAATAGGGTTCAACGCCTATTACAGGCACAGCACTATCGTGCTGTTATGTCTCGAAAACAAAAGCGCTACCCTAAGGTTAGCCGTATTAACACACGGCCCAATTTATTAAACCGAGAGTTTTTACCTAAATCAGTAAATCAAGTTTGGGCGACGGATATTACGCAAGTTTATTGTCGTGAAGGTTGGCTGTATGTTTGCGTCATTATCGATTTATATTCTCGAGCTGTGCTTGGTTACAGTCAAGGGCGCGCAGCAACTTCGGATTTAGTTAAAAAGGCGTATTTGAATGCAAAGCGTTTTAGTAAGCTCAGTAACTTAAATGGTGTTCTTTGTCATTCAGACCAAGGCTCTCAATATAAAAGTGACTTGATCGTTCGGTGGCTAAATGCTCAAGGTGCTATAATTAGTATGTCTCGTAAGGGAAACTGTTGGGATAATGCTTGTGTTGAA carries:
- a CDS encoding LysR family transcriptional regulator, with translation MNISKIDLNLLIYLDVLLREKNVTKAASQLNITQPAMSNGLKRLRNLFNDPILVRTSDGMVPTERARALAPTIRKILLELEEALQGEEEFNEQHSQRVFRIMASDYAASTLLPALLRKINQKAPNITIDIMTPSDVTFHDVEAGKIDMAINRFDELPQSFHQKTIWRDTFSCLLSADNPVVSKFNLNTYLSAKHVWVSKTGFGVGVGMDPKDVQKLGWVDEALARLGKKRDIKVFSRNYHVAMQLAYEDELVATLPTKAAMLHKDDANYTVLKPPFEIPDIELKMIWSPLLHHDASHIWFRHLVMEAANEQS
- a CDS encoding CidA/LrgA family protein; this translates as MSKASMMDHGYSVVIIAICLALGYGMNALIDFLPAALYGMLLLTFGLQAEIFQADRLQASVDWIIKHMGVCFVPAGVGIMEHKALIAEFGLILTLLVIVTTILLMLVTGALYQKILNKNQGAQIELNKDESSA
- a CDS encoding LrgB family protein — its product is MLDHPISFIFYLLLTIVVYQLFVLLQNKLKLIWLNPMMMSLFVLIPLLDHQGISYQTYYQDTKIFTQLLEPAIVALGFVLYKQLHTIKAHLKAITLVLTTSISLFIMVNMTFTLLILQRYDIAVSMSLKSVTTPIGLALTEQLHGIAAITAVSIIIAGIVGAIWGISLLNRFNITHPQAQGLAIGCASHALGTATISPLGYQYGAYSSLALVVSAVITALLSPLLIPMFQL
- a CDS encoding transposase, translating into MRYKSRKQYSECYKMDVVRQSVESIETLPEFAKRVGINVHMIQRWRKKYLSSDPIVPVELKKLKGPDKSYKQLEKENERLKKQLERANEDIEILKKAEEFFKEKRQKNSSS
- a CDS encoding IS3 family transposase — protein: MRTPGDTLHLCKLLDVSSSGFYAYFKRGTSKRDASNAELLRAIDKIIQISEGAFGYRQIHEQLLAEGYQASPNRVQRLLQAQHYRAVMSRKQKRYPKVSRINTRPNLLNREFLPKSVNQVWATDITQVYCREGWLYVCVIIDLYSRAVLGYSQGRAATSDLVKKAYLNAKRFSKLSNLNGVLCHSDQGSQYKSDLIVRWLNAQGAIISMSRKGNCWDNACVESFFSLMKQQWLHPQGVQPLKYMSQRVTGYIENIYNRFRVHGTHGEVPLARYLRAS